Sequence from the Candidatus Amarolinea dominans genome:
CTGTCCAATGGTTATACCATTGAGGCCTGGGTTTGTCCGGCGCCGATGGATGGGGCCATCCGGCTCTATCCACAGCCAAATTATGGCGGTAAGCCCGTGCGTCTGAAAGAAGGCCTGTACAGGAGCATGGCCGGGGATTACCTGCCGCAGCTCGGTTCAGCCAGCCTGCCGGAAGATATCGAAGCCATCTTCTTCAGCGAGGCGGATTTTCAGGGCGAATCTTTTGCCGTCCGCCAGGATCTGCCGCAGGCGCCTGCCGGTCAGCAGCAGATCGGCTCGGTGGTCGTGCTCGATCGCAGTCATCGCCGTCAGAATCATGTGGTTCTGTTCGAGCGGGCGGGCTACCAGGGCAAGGCCCAGGTGCTGATCCTGCCTGATTTCTGGCAGCGGCCAAATGAGAATAACACAAAAGAGAAGACTACGGATCAAAAGCCTGGACTCACACAGGTCGGATCGGCCTGGGTTCCCCCAGGTGCGGCCCTGGAAGTGACGCAGTTGCGCCAGGATGCAAATGCAGGGTCCGGTGCGAACATCTTCACTCTTCTGGCGCCAAACCTGACCGGGAGTCTACCTGAGGCATGGGGGATCAACCTTCAGCCGTCGAAACCAGTGGACATCCCGGAAAACAACATCCTCTTCTTATTTGAAAAGCCAGATTATGAGGGAAGACGAACCATCCTTTCAGGGAAGCAAGCCGATCTGTCATCCCCGCGCTGGCCTATAAGATCGGCCCTTTACGTCATCGCCCCAGATGGAGTGGAGGGCGTGATTGGTATTGGGCCCAAAACCGAGAATCCTTCGGAACGAGAAGTTCGTCTCTTTCCTGTAGGAGTCCCAATGCCGGCTGATTCGGTCCGTTGGCAGTTTTGGGTGGCTCCCAATTTCCGTCTGGTTCCAACCAAAAGCCAAGAAATTCCGGAGATGATCGGGAGCGGGTTGCACGAGTGCCCAGGCAGTACACGCTATGTCATCAAGCGAGCGACCGCATCCCAGCCAGCGAAGGACACGACCGGGATTGCGGCAGGGATTGCGCGTGTAGAGCGCCCGCCCGACCAGCCCAAAACACGGCAGGGGCAAGCCATCTATCGCCTGGCGGATGGGCCTTGGGCGAAGTTCAGCGGCTTAGGTCAGACCTGGTTGCAGGATGTCCCGGATTTCAGCATCCTCAATATCCCCAAACGGCGGGCGCTGTTCTTGTTCAGAAAGCCCATCGCCGCGGTGACAGCGGTTGATGATTATGAAGTTCTTACGGATGGGATTTTTGACCTGCGCGCTCTGGGCTGGAAGCCGCAAGCCGCGATATTTATGGATGCACCGCATGAAACCGAAGGGGTTCTGTCACTTTCTCACCATGGGCAGATCATTCCCGTCGAACGAGTCGTGCGGAGCAACATCAATCGTTCCATATGGGCGCCGCCAGGATTTGAGCTGATCAGAGAGCAGCGGGAATGGGGGCCAGGGTTCCACGAGCATATCGCGGCTTTCGGGCATAGTGTTGCACAGGCTGTGCATTCCACTCTGCGCGGCGATCTGTCACAGCTTCCCGATGGCGTCACCCGCATCGAACCGCGCCGGGATGCCCCACTGGCAGGAACAGAACTGATCTTTACGACGCAGCAGGAGCCATTCCGCCAGCAGACGTTGGCGCCCCAGATCAATGATCCGCGCGCAGCGCTTCCGGCTTTCAAGAGCGTTCGCGTGCCGCAAGGGTCGGTTCTTCGACTGTATCCCAACCACGAGCAGGGCGGAACACCCGTGAATTTGACCGGAAGCCACGACGACCTGAGTGATCTGCCCTGGACGCCGCGCAGCCTTGCCTTCGGCGAAGCGCCATACGGCGAGGATGGCATTATCTATACGGCGCGTGGACGCAGAGCCGCCGTGGCGCCCAATGGCTATCAGATTGGGAAAAAGCTAAATGGCGAGTGGCACTATTATGGACCAGGCTACGTCGCAATCGAACAACCCGAGGCCTCGTTGGTTGTCTCCTCCTACCATGCCGAGCCGCAGCCGATTGTGCCTGCCGCTTCGGAGCGTGGGGCGGCCGGATCACAAGCGGCCACAGCCCGCATCGGCATCGTGGCAGTGAAGGGCGGGACGACCGGCCTGACGATTATTCGACAGCCCTCCGAGCTGCGCGGCGCCGGCGACGAGCTGCGATTCGGCGGCATGCTGCTGCGACCAGACAGATGGTATCATCTCGCGCTTACGTGGGATGGTACGACCCTGTGCCAGATCCTCGACGGGCGCCAGGTGCAGCAGGCAGATCATTCGGAAAAGGATGCCAACGCCGCTGGGTCGTGGGTTCTGGGCGAGGGCTTCCGCGGCGCTGTTGCGCAAGTGCGGGTGTGGAACAGCGCCCGCCCCCTTGCGCAAATTCGCGACGATCGCTATCCATCCACGACCCCGGCCGAGGCGCCGGCCCTGGATCTCTTTGCCCAGGGGTTCGACGCCTGGCAGGCGCCGCCTGATGCCGTCGTCGTCAGCGCCGATCTGCCCGATGCCCCTGCCGATAGCGTGCTGGTCAGGCAGATGCAGCAGCAGGTAGAGGTTGAGCACCATCAAAACATGCAGGCGGCAAGGAAGGCTGCCGCCGCCCAGAGCGCGCTGGCCCGTAAGCAGGCGCAGCGAACAGTGGCGCTGGCCCGGCAGCAGGCGCGTCGCGACATTCATATTCGGGGAATCAAACGACTGGGATTTGTCCTGGGTGGCGCCGAGCGGATCGGCGGTTTGGACTCAATCACCGAACATTATTATCCGACCAACTTGCGGACGACAGATTTGATCCTGGGACCAGACGACAGTTGGTACATCAGTTTGGATGGCGGTCTTTGGCATATCAGAAACCAAAACAATGCAACCGATGCGCCGGACTTGCCGAGTCCGCCTCGAGCGCTCACCTGTGATTTTTCGGGAAATCACACCAAGGCCAAACGCGAGGGCAAGGTCTGGGTTGGCCTCTACTGGATAGAGGCGGACGGGGCCATTTGCCGGGCCTGGATTCCGCCAGGGGAGTCCAAACATGATGAGCGGCAGCAGTTGTTTGGTTTTTTTGTCCCTCTGGGCCGTTCCGGCTATTGGGATATCGCCCTTGATCCGGAAAAACAAATCCTGTATTGGACAAATGGCTGGGAGCTCTATTGGAGCAATGTCGCGGCTGATGAGCCAAAGACGTTCCAGGTTCTGCTGCCGCATGTTGCCTCGCCCTTTCCCATCGCCCTGGCGGTTGCCCCGGATGGCTCGCTGCTCTGGCTGGACGCGGAAGATGAGGTGGTGCGTATGTTGCCCCAAGACAGGATAGAGAAGGCACTGGGGGCCGTCAAGACATTGTACCCAGCACCCAGACCCTCACGCGGACTTGCCGTTTCCCGGTTGGCAGACACGAACAATTCTGGGCAGGAAGCGGCTTTCGTCTATTGGGTCGCGGCCGAACGGCGGACCCTGGAAGTGCCCGTCCTCGATACACCCGGCCGGTACATTGACCTGTACCATGACCTCAAGCATCCCCATTGGCATGGACAGCATGTAGAGATGGTGGCGGTGAATGAATTTGCCGGCGTCCAGTGGACCGCTGCGAGTTTGGGGATGACCCCGGACCAGGTGCAAGGGCAAGGCGGCGATGCAAACAGCAAGGTGTTGTCCTTTGGGGCTGGGCAGAGTTCTGACCCGTTAGCAGCGGGCCAAAGCGCTCAGCTGCCTGGCCCGGACGATGTTCTTACCTTCGAACCTACCCGCTTCAACCTGCAACAAGGTTGGACGGTTTCGGCTGAACTGATCTGGGAAGGAACTGGATCCGATCCTAAGATGCCCATTTGTCTCTACGAACTGGCGACCGATGAGGATGAGGAACGAATTGTCTGCCTGATTGAACCGGATGAGGCAGACAGCCAGACCGGGATCCCGACCCTGCACCTGCGCTGGAACGGACATGTGCTGACTGGAGAACATAGGGTTCTGTCAGACCGCCGGCTGAGAATCAATGAATTGCACCGTGTCACCTGGACGCTTGCCAGGAGTGGCCTTGTTTCCACGTTTGTTGATGGCGAGAAAGTGGTCGAAGAACAGATCTCCTTGCCTGCTGGCGCAACGGTTTTTGAGAGCCATTCTCTGGGCGCGCCGAATAGCGCCCAAACCCATCAGGAAGTAGCAGGGGCGTTGGTGAATCGTGACGATCCTCAGCGGGTCTTTGCCGGCTTTCACGGGCGCATCGCCCGCTTTGCTGCCTGGAACTGCACCGTGCCGCAAGCTGCCAACGGATGGGAGCATACTCCCGACCCCGACCCGACCTGGGCGCGCAGTCTGGTCACCGTGGAAAGCACACGCCGTTACCTGCACGCCGGCCGCCTTGACGGCAAGGAGCCACCGGTCACGCTGTTTCCGATCGAGATGGATGGCGGCTTGAACATTGAAACGGTGCTGGACCAGGCTCATGCCGAGCTGACCCTCGCCCATGCCCAGAAGGCTGCCGTTGAGGAACAAGCCGCCCATCTCAAAGCGGTGGCCTTGCAGAATGCACACGCGCAATTAGATGCCGCCACCCAGAATCTGGCCGATGCGCAGGCGCAAGCGGCGGCCGCTGTGTCTGCCGCGCAAGCGCAGGCGAACCGCGACCAAGCGGATGCTCGCAGCCGAAAGGCCGACGCCGATGCCAGGGCCGAGCGCGACCGGGTCCAGGGCAAGCAGGATGCAGATCAGGCCAGGGCAGACGGCCAGCAGCAAGCGGAGACGATGGAAACCCGCGCTGCCGACGCTAAGCGAAACCGGATCGCCGACGCCAACCGGCGCCGTTCCGATGCGCAAAGCCGGCTAGACGACGCGCGCAGGTAGTATGGCGATCGAGACCGCAATCGTTTGAATGAGCCAATGGATTCCAAGTGTCACAGCACTCGATTTGACAATCCCGTTGACCGAGAGTAAATTGCGCCTGTCTCCCGGGTGAAAAGGGGGCGCATGGTGTTGAAATTACCTCGTATCTCGACGGACCAGCGGGTGGCGCTGCTCTACGCGGCCTTCGGCGGGCTCTGGATCGCGCTGTCGGATCGTATTCTGGCGACGTTGGCGCGCGATGTGGCCGCGCTAACAATCATGCAGACCTACAAGGGCTGGGCCTTTGTGGTCATCAGCGCTGCTTTGATCTATTCGCTGCTCAGGCGCGATCTGGCGCTGCGCAACCGCGCCGAAAACACGCTGCGCGCCAGCGAACGGGCTTATCAAACTCTCGCCAACATCTCTCCCGTTGGCATCTTTCGCACCGATCCTGACGGCGCCACCACCTACGTCAATCCCATGTGGAGCGAAATCACCGGGCTGTTGCAGGACAAGGCGTTGGGCGACGGCTGGCTGGCGGCGGTCCACCCAGACGATCAAGAGAAGCTGCGCCGGGACTGGCAGGAATCAACGGCGCAGCAGAAACCCTCTTTTTCGGATTATCGGTTTGTGCGGTCAGATGGGACGATGGCCTGGGTGATGGGACAGGCGACGCCTGAGATCGCTGCCGATGGTCAGATCACGGGCTATGTGGGCACGATTACCGACATCACCGAACGCAAACAGCATGAGGAGGCCGTGCATCGCCGCGCGGAAGAGTTTGCCGCCCTGTACGAGGTTGGGCGTGAGACTACGGCCCAAACCGATCTGCCCCGCCTGCTCGAAACCATCACCCAACAGTCGGCGCGCCTGCTCAAGGCGTCAGATGCGACGATTTACCTGTACGATGCAGCGAAAGACGAGTTGGAACTGGCCGCCGCCAACGCCTACGCGCTGCCGCGTGGTTCACGCTTTCCCGTGAGCCAGGGCATCTCCGGCGCGGTGATTCGCGAGCGCCAGGCGAAGATCGTCGACGACTACCGCACGTGGAGCAGCCGCCGATCCGAATTGCAGCATGTTGACCTGCGCGCCGTGGCCCTGGTGCCCTTGATTCATCGGGAGGAGATCATCGGTGCGTTGGCTGTCGCTGAAATCGGCAATGACCGAAAGTACACGGCGGCCGACACGCGCCTGTTGGAGCTGCTGGCCTCACAGGCCGCGAGTGCCATTCAGAATGCGCGACTGCGCGCCGAACTGGAGACCTACAACAGGGAACTGGAGGCGCGCGTGGCGCAGCGCACCGAGGAATTGAGCGATGCGCTGCTGCAAGCGCAGGACGCCGACCGGTTGAAGTCGGTTTTTCTGGCCACCATGTCGCATGAACTGCGCACGCCGCTCAACTCGATCATCGGCTTTAGCGGCATTCTCCTGCAGGGGCTGGCGGGGCCGCTCAACGCGGAGCAGAGCAAACAGCTGGGCATGGTGCGCGACAGCGCCCGTCACCTGCTGGCGCTGATCAACGATGTGCTGGACATTTCCAAGATCGAAGCCGGGCAGTTGCGCGTGGAACGCGCGCCGTTTGCCATGCGCAGCGTCATCGAGAGCGCCGTGCGCGCGGTGTCGCCGCTGGCGCAGAAAAAGGAACTGGCGCTCCACCAAGTCATAGCTGCTGAGGTGGGCGACATCTGCAGCGACCGGCGCCGCGTCGAACAAATTCTGCTCAACTTGCTCAGCAACGCGATCAAGTTCACGGAGCAGGGCGGGGTGCGGCTGGAATGCCGGGTGCAGGGAAAGTGGCTGGATACGAGCGTGAGCGACAGCGGCATGGGCATCCGCCCGGAAGACCTGGGCAGTCTCTTCGAGCCGTTTCGCCAGTTGGAGACCGGCCTGAATCGCCGGCATGAGGGCACCGGGCTGGGCCTGGCGATCTGTAAGAACCTGGTGCGCTTGCTGGGCGGTGAAATTCACGTCGAGAGCGAATGGGGCAAGGGCAGCGTCTTCACCTTCATGCTGCCCCTGGACGCGTAAGGAGCCACATGGCAAACATCCTGGTGATCGAAGACAACGAACAGAACCTCTACCTGACCACTTTCATTTTGGAACGGCGCGGCCATCGGGTGACTGCGGCGCGCGACGGCCGCCAGGGCATTCAACTGGCGCAAGAACTGTGCCCCGCGCTCATGCTGCTGGACATTCAACTGCCCGTGATGGACGGCTACGCGGTGGCCGAAGCGCTGCGCAGGAACCCCGCGCTGACGCACATTCCCATCGTGGCCGTCACCTCCTATGCGATGGCCGGCGACCGTGAGCGCATCCTGGCCGCGGGCTGTAACGGTTACATCGAAAAACCGATCAATCCCGAAACTTTCATGACCGAAGTCGAGTCGTTCTTGTCGGCGACAGAGATTCCCCTCGCAGGGGTGGATTGAGAGGGCAACCTCGGAGGCACACAACGCCGTCTGCGATGTCCATTGGCCCCTGCGAGGGTTGTTCGCCGAAAAATTGGCCAACCTTGCGCAGGCCCGCCGGGTAAGGAGCGGGTGTCGGGGAGGGTGATTTCGGCTTGCCCGGCGCTGTGTGGTGCAGCCAGCCTGCGCAAGGGGAGGACGCTAGACAGGCGTCGGCTGATCCAACGATCAGCCGACGCCTGTTTTCATCATCTGACGATCACGGGAAACCAGTAGTTGCGCGGCGGCGGGAGGGGTGTGGCTGTGGGGCTGGGCGTCACCGTGGGGGTCTCGGTGGGCGTGGGTGACGGTGTCAGCGTGGGGGTTGGGGTGATGGTCGCCGTAGGGCTAGGCGTGACCGTCGGCGTGTGGGTCGGCGTCAACGTGGGGGTGGCCGTTGGCGTCGGTGTGCGCGTGGGCGTATGGGTCGGTGTGGGGGTGTTCGTGGGCGTCGGCGTTGGCGTGGGTGGCGGCGGCGGCACCTCGTACTTGATGATCGCGCCGTTGACGCCCACCGCCCAGCCGGTCGTCGCATCCACCATGTCCAGCCACAGCAGATGATCGCTGACCGGGCTGGTCTGGCCGTTCCAGGTGGCGCCGCCGTTGTCGGTGAAGCGGATCGTGCCATTGTTGCCTACGGCCCAACCGAAGTTGGTATCGGCAAACGACACATTGTTGAGATCAGCCGTGACGCCGCTCGCCTGTGTGACCCAGTTGTCGCCGGCGTTGGTCGTATGCATGATGACGCCGTTCGTGCCGACGATCCAGCCGGTGTAGGCATCCCTGAAGTCCACGCTGTACAGATCACCGTTGCTGCCGGGGTAGCGGCGAATCCAGCTCGCGCCGCCGTCGGCGCTAGTGACAAACGAATCGTACAGCGTGGCGCCATAGACGGCCGTGTGCGTGCCATAGCTCAGGTCACGGATGTTGACGGCCATGTTGGCCTGAGAGAACTGCCAGGTGACGCCGCCGTCGCTGGTGCGGAAGACGAAGCCCTCCTTGCCCACGGTCATGACATGGTTGTTGTCGTACCCTTCGACCACCCACAGGAATCCGGTGTGGATGTTACCGTCGCCATCTTTGACGAATTGGCGCGTCCAACTGGCGCCGCCATCCGTGGTGCGCAGCAGCGCGCCGAAGCGGCCGGCCACCCATCCGGTTTGATCATTTTCCGGGAATTTGACGCCCCGCAGCCAGGCCGGCGGCAGGCCCGGGTCGAGCTGTCGCGCCGGGCTGGGCACGTAGCTCCAGGTCGCGCCGCCATCCGTGGTCTTGACGATCGCGCCTTCCTCGCCCACCACGTAGGCATGGTTGGCATCCACCGCATCCACCCCCTTGAATTCGGTGACGCCGAACGGCGCGGCAATGGCCATGTCCGCGCTGCCCTGTTTGTGCAGGATGAAATGCCCGGCGCCGGCGGTCCACACCTCGTCATCGGCCGGCGCGGACAGCGCCGCGATGGCGGTGGTCACGCCCGATTCGATGGCAGTCCAGTTGGCGCCGCCGTTGGTGGTGCGACGCATACGCCCATCCACGCCCGCGATCCAGCCGTTCTGCGACGAGGAGAAGGCGACCGCGTTCAGATCGAAGTCGGTCAGATACAGCAGATTCCACGCTGCGCCGCCGTTGGTGGTGCGCAGCGCCACGCCGCCCTTGCCAACCACCCAGCCGTTCTGTGCATCGGCGAACGCGATGCTGTTGAGGTTGACCCAGGCCGGGGCCGGATTGCTCTGGCTGGTCCAGGTGGCGCCGCCGTTGCTGGTGACGATCATCGCGCCCTGGTTGCCAACGACCCAGGCGTGTTGACTGTCCAGCGCGGCCAGCGCTTGCCAGTCGGTGTTGAGCGGGCTGCTCTGCGAGGTCCACGCGCCGCCGCCGCCGTTGGTAGTGCGCAGGATCGTGTTGGCTTCGCCCACGGCCCAACCGCTGTTGGCGTCGGTCATCACCAGGTCCCTGAGCCGCTGCGTGGTCGGCGTGGTCTGCCGGGTCCAGCCCTGCCCGCCGTTGATGGTGCGCCAGATGCTGCCGTTGGCGCCGGCCGCCCAACCGTTGCTGGCGTCCACGAAATCCACGGCTTCCATGTCGTCGGCCGGCGCCAGGCGGCTGAAGGCCCAGGTTTGCCCGTTGACGGTGCGCACCACCTGCCCGCTGTTACCCACGGCCCAGCCGGTCAGTGAATCAATGAATTCGATGTCGTTCAGGTGCGCCAGGTCGCTGCCGTACCACTGCGTGCGCCAGGTACCCTGCGGCGGGGTTGGCGTTGATGTGGGTGTCCTGGTGGGCGTTGGGGTGATGGTCGGTGTTTGCGTCGGCGTCGGGCTGGGGCCGGCCGTCGGGGTGTCGGTCGCGGTGGCGGTGGGGCCGCTGGTCGGCGTTGCGGTCACGGTGCCGGAGGGCGACGGCGTGGGGGTATTGCCGGCCGGGCCGCCGTAGCTCAGGATCTTGCCGTCGTGCGTCACCGCCCAGCCGTGCGTGGCGTCCACGAAATCTACTTCCCAGACAAAGCCGGTGTCTGGCATGGCGACGCGCGTCCAGGAAGCGCCGTTGCTGGTGTGATAGATGCGGCCATCGCTGTCATCCCTGCCGCCGACGGCCCAGCCCTCGGACGCGTTCAACATCTCGA
This genomic interval carries:
- a CDS encoding PAS domain S-box protein, with translation MKLPRISTDQRVALLYAAFGGLWIALSDRILATLARDVAALTIMQTYKGWAFVVISAALIYSLLRRDLALRNRAENTLRASERAYQTLANISPVGIFRTDPDGATTYVNPMWSEITGLLQDKALGDGWLAAVHPDDQEKLRRDWQESTAQQKPSFSDYRFVRSDGTMAWVMGQATPEIAADGQITGYVGTITDITERKQHEEAVHRRAEEFAALYEVGRETTAQTDLPRLLETITQQSARLLKASDATIYLYDAAKDELELAAANAYALPRGSRFPVSQGISGAVIRERQAKIVDDYRTWSSRRSELQHVDLRAVALVPLIHREEIIGALAVAEIGNDRKYTAADTRLLELLASQAASAIQNARLRAELETYNRELEARVAQRTEELSDALLQAQDADRLKSVFLATMSHELRTPLNSIIGFSGILLQGLAGPLNAEQSKQLGMVRDSARHLLALINDVLDISKIEAGQLRVERAPFAMRSVIESAVRAVSPLAQKKELALHQVIAAEVGDICSDRRRVEQILLNLLSNAIKFTEQGGVRLECRVQGKWLDTSVSDSGMGIRPEDLGSLFEPFRQLETGLNRRHEGTGLGLAICKNLVRLLGGEIHVESEWGKGSVFTFMLPLDA
- a CDS encoding response regulator; protein product: MANILVIEDNEQNLYLTTFILERRGHRVTAARDGRQGIQLAQELCPALMLLDIQLPVMDGYAVAEALRRNPALTHIPIVAVTSYAMAGDRERILAAGCNGYIEKPINPETFMTEVESFLSATEIPLAGVD